In Camelina sativa cultivar DH55 chromosome 16, Cs, whole genome shotgun sequence, a single window of DNA contains:
- the LOC104750805 gene encoding uncharacterized protein LOC104750805 isoform X2, which yields MLSGVLSLISSDKDTSLVVFKKQNTSDSSVYGDHQDQNQIGGTKEDDDAMETSLVSISKRCEFYTDKKSIVGFVEEPKAFSFKFRDYSATVHEEEEKKKKKKMVRFSDIEEPDTRSMVVEKSESEGFVKEHVKEEMLVYEFMSCGVLKELLDHEEHLFDDDDVDGFIELNPSSQISNFAYGEGGDEEEELINMGFDEQEEVYDEFDDGSDSDDDDEFEHSDVIEKLKTEIRTARTGGLCTILEESETPLEELKPLKIEPKQDQHKDRISEIHKVYKSYAVKMRKLDVIDSQTMHSISLLKLKDSSKPSRNNVKAPKSPLHQNLWPFKKHKLECDPIERLVKEASRDFETVYVGQVCLSWEMLQWQYAKVLEFDSHVPPYQYNLVAGEFQLFQVLLQRFVENEPFQNSSRVESYLKNRRHFHNFLQIPLVRDDRSSKSNKKCRYEGEFAVKIEMLREIIRESMCIFLEFLCADKDEFTSMVKVSHQTQVSPQDPLDLELLTDIRTHFQKKEKKLKEILRSQSCIIVKKLKKNESKSSVGLKDDLLIAQIELRLVSRVMNISKLTTEKLVWCKEKLDRISFNGRKIHMESSFSLLPF from the exons ATGCTTTCTGGGGttctctctctaatctcttcAG ACAAAGACACAAGCTTGGTCGtgttcaagaaacagaacacaagcgATTCCTCTGTTTACGGAGATCATCAAGATCAAAACCAAATTGGTGGAACAAAAGAAGACGATGATGCGATGGAAACCTCTCTGGTTTCGATTAGCAAGAGATGCGAGTTTTATACCGACAAGAAAAGCATCGTTGGTTTTGTAGAAGAGCCTAAAGCGTTTAGCTTTAAGTTTCGTGATTACTCTGCTACTGTtcatgaggaggaggagaagaagaagaagaagaagatggtgagatTCTCAGATATTGAGGAACCGGACACAAGGTCCATGGTTGTGGAGAAATCAGAATCAGAAGGTTTTGTGAAGGAACACGTGAAAGAAGAGATGTTGGTTTATGAGTTCATGAGTTGTGGTGTCTTAAAGGAACTTTTAGATCACGAAGAACACTTgttcgatgatgatgatgttgacgGGTTTATAGAACTTAACCCAAGTTCACAGATTTCTAACTTTGCTTatggagaaggaggagatgaagaagaagagttgataAATATGGGGTTTGATGAACAAGAAGAGGTATATGATGAGTTTGATGATGGTTCAgattcagatgatgatgatgagtttgagcATAGTGATGtgattgagaaattgaaaacagAGATAAGGACTGCAAGAACAGGAGGATTGTGCACCATTCTTGAGGAATCAGAGACTCCATTAGAAGAGCTGAAACCACTCAAGATCGAACCAAAACAAGATCAGCACAAAGACAGAATCTCTGAAATTCACAAGGTTTACAAGAGCTATGCGGTTAAAATGCGAAAACTCGATGTCATCGATTCTCAAACTATGCATTCCATCA GTTTGCTAAAGCTAAAAGATTCATCTAAACCGAGCAGAAACAACGTTAAAGCGCCTAAATCGCCTCTGCATCAGAATCTATGGCCATTCAAGAAACATAAGCTTGAATGTGATCCGATTGAGAGACTTGTGAAAGAAGCGAGTAGAGACTTTGAGACTGTCTATGTAGGCCAAGTTTGTCTCTCGTGGGAGATGCTTCAATGGCAATACGCTAAAGTCTTGGAGTTTGATTCTCATGTTCCTCCTTATCAATACAATTTAGTAGCTGGAGAGTTTCAACTATTCCAAGTTCTGCTTCAACGGTTTGTGGAGAATGAACCATTTCAAAACTCTTCTAGAGTTGAGAGTTACTTAAAGAACCGTCGCCATTTCCATAATTTCCTTCAGATTCCACTTGTTAGAG ATGACCGTTCCTCGAAGAGTAATAAGAAATGTAGATATGAAGGAGAATTCGCGGTAAAGATTGAAATGTTGAGAGAGATCATCCGAGAGTCGATGTGTATTTTCTTGGAGTTTCTATGTGCAGACAAAGACGAGTTTACTTCAATGGTGAAAGTTTCTCACCAAACTCAAGTCTCTCCAcaagatcctcttgaccttgAGCTCTTGACAGATATCAGAACTCATTTCCAAAAG aaggagaagaagctaaaGGAAATATTAAGAAGCCAAAGCTGTATAATAGTgaagaagttaaagaagaaTGAGTCAAAGAGTAGTGTTGGACTCAAAGATGACTTACTGATAGCTCAAATAGAACTGAGACTGGTTTCAAGAGTGATGAACATATCCAAACTTACCACCGAGAAGTTAGTTTGGTGCAAAGAGAAACTTGACAGGATTAGCTTCAACGGTCGAAAGATTCACATGGAgtcatctttctctttattaCCTTTTTGA
- the LOC109129518 gene encoding F-box protein At1g53790-like, with amino-acid sequence CDVGSPLCGFICHRDRGSPDTIVICNPATGQSVTLPKVKLKGINTDTRPFLGYDPIGKQLKVLCIKFDMIQNPCYEHQVLTLEDNGKRLWRSVQCKPHHPKSDGICIDGTLYYAAGFSPRTRVPIIVCFDVRSEKFSFIHIDESMLITRCTLINYTGPDYNGKLGALQFTSYLRERLGFWVLQYAEKHIWSRDIYMLPPLPKNKFERTELAIVRITVGGEVVLAPYCLVDEFFLYYFNLECKSLKQVHIQGFETFKHTRVYTSLDYAENLKLM; translated from the exons tgtgACGTGGGCTCTCCTCTTTGTGGATTCATTTGTCATCGAGACAGGGGAAGTCCAGATACAATCGTTATTTGTAACCCAGCCACGGGACAGTCTGTAACCTTACCCAAAGTGAAACTGAAGGGTATCAATACTGATACGAGACCTTTTTTAGGGTATGATCCGATCGGCAAACAGTTAAAAGTGTTGTGCATCAAGTTCGATATGATCCAGAATCCGTGTTATGAGCATCAAGTTTTGACTTTGGAGGATAATGGAAAACGTTTGTGGAGATCAGTCCAATGCAAACCCCATCATCCTAAATCTGATGGAATATGTATAGATGGTACTTTGTATTATGCAGCTGGGTTCAGCCCGCGGACAAGGGTTCCCATAATAGtgtgctttgatgttaggtccgAGAAGTTTAGCTTTATCCACATAGATGAATCCATGTTGATAACTCGTTGTACTTTGATCAACTACA CCGGGCCTGACTACAATGGTAAATTAGGTGCACTTCAGTTTACTTCTTACTTACGAGAACGTCTTGGGTTTTGGGTTCTACAATATGCTGAAAAACATATATGGTCGAGAGATATCTACATGTTGCCTCCTTTGCCGAAAAACAAATTTGAGAGAACCGAGTTAGCCATTGTTAGAATAACTGTTGGAGGTGAAGTTGTGTTGGCACCGTACTGTCTGGTAGATGAATTTTTCCTTTATTACTTCAACCTTGAATGCAAGAGTCTCAAACAAGTTCATATACAAGGTTTTGAGACGTTTAAGCATACGAGAGTTTACACCTCTCTAGACTATGCTGAGAATTTGAAACTTATGTAA
- the LOC104750804 gene encoding zinc-finger homeodomain protein 11, whose product MDLSSKTKQQLKTSLPIVAGEMGVCYKECLKNHAANLGGHALDGCGEFMPSPTATSTDPSSLRCAACGCHRNFHRRDPSENLNFLIAPPISSPSGTESPPSRHISSPVPCSYYTSAPPHHVLLSLSSGFPGSSDQDPTVGRSDNSSRGAMRKRTRTKFTPEQKIKMRAFAEKAGWKINGCDEKSVREFCNEVGIERGVLKVWMHNNKYSLLNGKNREIEHGLCLNTTHSCNNDGDGSSSS is encoded by the coding sequence ATGGATTTgtcttccaaaacaaaacaacaacttaaaaCCTCTCTTCCCATCGTCGCCGGAGAAATGGGTGTTTGTTACAAAGAGTGTTTGAAAAACCACGCGGCTAACCTCGGCGGCCATGCTCTCGACGGTTGCGGCGAGTTTATGCCGAGTCCCACCGCTACTTCCACCGATCCTTCTTCTCTCCGTTGCGCCGCTTGTGGCTGCCACCGTAACTTCCACCGCCGTGACCCTTCCGAGAACCTCAACTTCCTCATCGCGCCGCCGATTTCCTCTCCCTCCGGCACTGAATCGCCGCCGTCTCGTCACATCTCTTCACCCGTTCCTTGCTCTTACTACACCTCAGCGCCTCCTCACCACGtgcttctctctctcagctCCGGCTTCCCTGGATCGTCAGATCAAGATCCAACGGTGGGTAGGTCAGACAACAGCTCAAGAGGAGCAATGAGGAAACGAACGAGGACCAAGTTCACGCCGGAGCAGAAGATCAAGATGAGAGCGTTCGCTGAGAAAGCAGGTTGGAAGATCAACGGCTGTGATGAAAAGTCGGTGAGAGAGTTCTGTAACGAAGTTGGGATCGAGAGAGGAGTTCTTAAAGTGTGGATGCATAACAACAAATACTCACTTCTCAACGGCAAGAACAGAGAGATCGAACATGGTCTGTGTCTGAACACGACTCACAGCTGTAACAATGATGGTGATGGGTCTTCGTCTTCTTGA
- the LOC104750802 gene encoding CLAVATA3/ESR (CLE)-related protein 45-like: MLGSSTRSMLFLLVCIGLLADNRYKVSAMRHTEYFLRQTQTDKARVQPGEIAKHRSIGFQFKHTLEDQGTLRKNRRVLEEVNKNKVKDEETQEQKNKTGDDSFQASKRRVRRGSDPIHNKAQPFS, translated from the coding sequence ATGTTGGGTTCCAGTACAAGATCgatgctttttcttcttgtctgcATAGGATTGCTAGCAGACAACAGATATAAGGTCTCAGCCATGAGACATACAGAGTATTTCCTCAGACAAACACAAACAGATAAAGCGAGAGTTCAGCCAGGTGAAATTGCTAAGCACAGGAGCATCGGCTTTCAATTCAAACACACCCTTGAAGATCAAGGAACGCTCAGGAAAAACAGGCGAGTTCTTGAGGAAGTAAACAAGAATAAAGTCAAAGATGAAGAGACGCAAGAACAAAAGAATAAGACGGGTGATGACTCATTCCAAGCAAGCAAGAGACGTGTAAGACGAGGATCAGATCCTATCCACAACAAAGCCCAGCCATTTTCTTGA
- the LOC104750805 gene encoding uncharacterized protein LOC104750805 isoform X1, with protein sequence MGIVTTKTYTTTSTNFDFGVGLKQFMYGNTFIVLDAFWGSLSNLFSDNSDKDTSLVVFKKQNTSDSSVYGDHQDQNQIGGTKEDDDAMETSLVSISKRCEFYTDKKSIVGFVEEPKAFSFKFRDYSATVHEEEEKKKKKKMVRFSDIEEPDTRSMVVEKSESEGFVKEHVKEEMLVYEFMSCGVLKELLDHEEHLFDDDDVDGFIELNPSSQISNFAYGEGGDEEEELINMGFDEQEEVYDEFDDGSDSDDDDEFEHSDVIEKLKTEIRTARTGGLCTILEESETPLEELKPLKIEPKQDQHKDRISEIHKVYKSYAVKMRKLDVIDSQTMHSISLLKLKDSSKPSRNNVKAPKSPLHQNLWPFKKHKLECDPIERLVKEASRDFETVYVGQVCLSWEMLQWQYAKVLEFDSHVPPYQYNLVAGEFQLFQVLLQRFVENEPFQNSSRVESYLKNRRHFHNFLQIPLVRDDRSSKSNKKCRYEGEFAVKIEMLREIIRESMCIFLEFLCADKDEFTSMVKVSHQTQVSPQDPLDLELLTDIRTHFQKKEKKLKEILRSQSCIIVKKLKKNESKSSVGLKDDLLIAQIELRLVSRVMNISKLTTEKLVWCKEKLDRISFNGRKIHMESSFSLLPF encoded by the exons ATGGGTATTGTTACGACGAAGACTTATACTACTACCTCTACTAACTTCGATTTTGGTGTTGGTTTGAAACAGTTTATGTACGGAAACACTTTCATAGTTCTCGATGCTTTCTGGGGttctctctctaatctcttcAG tgatAATTCAGACAAAGACACAAGCTTGGTCGtgttcaagaaacagaacacaagcgATTCCTCTGTTTACGGAGATCATCAAGATCAAAACCAAATTGGTGGAACAAAAGAAGACGATGATGCGATGGAAACCTCTCTGGTTTCGATTAGCAAGAGATGCGAGTTTTATACCGACAAGAAAAGCATCGTTGGTTTTGTAGAAGAGCCTAAAGCGTTTAGCTTTAAGTTTCGTGATTACTCTGCTACTGTtcatgaggaggaggagaagaagaagaagaagaagatggtgagatTCTCAGATATTGAGGAACCGGACACAAGGTCCATGGTTGTGGAGAAATCAGAATCAGAAGGTTTTGTGAAGGAACACGTGAAAGAAGAGATGTTGGTTTATGAGTTCATGAGTTGTGGTGTCTTAAAGGAACTTTTAGATCACGAAGAACACTTgttcgatgatgatgatgttgacgGGTTTATAGAACTTAACCCAAGTTCACAGATTTCTAACTTTGCTTatggagaaggaggagatgaagaagaagagttgataAATATGGGGTTTGATGAACAAGAAGAGGTATATGATGAGTTTGATGATGGTTCAgattcagatgatgatgatgagtttgagcATAGTGATGtgattgagaaattgaaaacagAGATAAGGACTGCAAGAACAGGAGGATTGTGCACCATTCTTGAGGAATCAGAGACTCCATTAGAAGAGCTGAAACCACTCAAGATCGAACCAAAACAAGATCAGCACAAAGACAGAATCTCTGAAATTCACAAGGTTTACAAGAGCTATGCGGTTAAAATGCGAAAACTCGATGTCATCGATTCTCAAACTATGCATTCCATCA GTTTGCTAAAGCTAAAAGATTCATCTAAACCGAGCAGAAACAACGTTAAAGCGCCTAAATCGCCTCTGCATCAGAATCTATGGCCATTCAAGAAACATAAGCTTGAATGTGATCCGATTGAGAGACTTGTGAAAGAAGCGAGTAGAGACTTTGAGACTGTCTATGTAGGCCAAGTTTGTCTCTCGTGGGAGATGCTTCAATGGCAATACGCTAAAGTCTTGGAGTTTGATTCTCATGTTCCTCCTTATCAATACAATTTAGTAGCTGGAGAGTTTCAACTATTCCAAGTTCTGCTTCAACGGTTTGTGGAGAATGAACCATTTCAAAACTCTTCTAGAGTTGAGAGTTACTTAAAGAACCGTCGCCATTTCCATAATTTCCTTCAGATTCCACTTGTTAGAG ATGACCGTTCCTCGAAGAGTAATAAGAAATGTAGATATGAAGGAGAATTCGCGGTAAAGATTGAAATGTTGAGAGAGATCATCCGAGAGTCGATGTGTATTTTCTTGGAGTTTCTATGTGCAGACAAAGACGAGTTTACTTCAATGGTGAAAGTTTCTCACCAAACTCAAGTCTCTCCAcaagatcctcttgaccttgAGCTCTTGACAGATATCAGAACTCATTTCCAAAAG aaggagaagaagctaaaGGAAATATTAAGAAGCCAAAGCTGTATAATAGTgaagaagttaaagaagaaTGAGTCAAAGAGTAGTGTTGGACTCAAAGATGACTTACTGATAGCTCAAATAGAACTGAGACTGGTTTCAAGAGTGATGAACATATCCAAACTTACCACCGAGAAGTTAGTTTGGTGCAAAGAGAAACTTGACAGGATTAGCTTCAACGGTCGAAAGATTCACATGGAgtcatctttctctttattaCCTTTTTGA